cactgTAACTGGCAATTTTACGCACAGCCTCATAACAATATAGATTCTGTTTACTTATAGTAGGTAACATTTAATGCCTTCTGTGAAATTCTGACATAGGCAGACGTAGATTGAATGCAAAAATATCCTATTTCTATATTAGTTACCTCTAGTAGTTGAGATGCCGTAAAGTCTGGAGAGGCTACAGAAAAAGAGTGCATGCATAAATGTCTATCTCAAAAGGTTCAGATAAGGAGAACAATATAAAAAGATTCCCAAGTAGGATATAGTCCAGCACCACTATAACACTGCACATTTACTGTTATCTAATCACCCACCCAACATTGCACCTGGAAAGAGGTTAATTCTGAATATTTCAAAGAcaatgctacacacacacacagagacaagactACAATACAGTATTATGACATTACatgaattacattttattttattacactgacaacaaaaacaaatcaggcaTATTCAgttcacactgaaataaaaacactgcgACACCACTGGTCAGGGATCTGGTTGTCCACGTTTTGTGACATTCACATAAGAGATGACAACTTGTGTTGGCTGCCACACCCTGTTTTTGGACACTTCGTCTCATAAATTTTAAACAGCATGAAGAAAAGAGCCTTGTCCTCTGTTCATAAGTGAAATCTTTACATGAAGTTTCTTACCATTGGatagaaacacaaacaagttGGGTCAAATTCTCATTGGTACTGTTAAAACAATAGTCAGTGGGTGACGGATGAAGAAACGTTTAACACTGGGCATGTAATGATCTTAACAGGAATGGAAAGACAAGATGGAATGATTtcaagcaatttaaaaaaatattaaaacctgAGCTATTATTATagaatacaaaatatataatggCCTTTAGTGGGTAAACTTAACTGCTGGTTTAAAATGCTGatacaaaaatcaaaatctaTTATACAATGCTCACAACAGGCATTTATGTCAACATTATTACAACAGAATAgatcttaaaaaaatatgtgactattcagtattttttttagctCACTTCCCATAGATGACAAAACAATAACTGCATCTGGAGATTTATTGCAAAAATCCCCTAATCCACTTAAATCTTAAATACCTGGGAAAAACATTAAAgttacacttttattttttcttttgtgatgaaaaacattcaacatCCATTTTGCACCAGCTGAGAGACAACATTTCCTGGGGACAGCAAATGGCAGCACCTGCCAGGAATGACTCATTAAATGGTCCTGTTTACCACAGTAAGCAGACCACTGTTTCTTTGTCAAAGCCAttacagaaaatcaaaaatgtaaCATACTTTCACTGTTAATACACCCGTACACACATGAAATGCTGATCTACAGTATGTTCACTTACTATAAGTATTATTGCACTACTCATCTACTCCTTGTAGCAAGCTAATGATTTCTAAATGGCACAATACAGAGAGCTGCACGGAGACACCACTGCCTGTGATACAGACACACTTGCCAGGTTAATACACTGATGTAATATTTGGGAGTAAATCACAGTACTTCACTGTTGTAGTCATGAGAGTAGAAGTGGTGTTTGACAGTTAAATAATCCACTATAAATCCCTTATCTGTTTACCTGATTCATCTCCTTCAATACAAAGTCAGGCCCTGACTCTGTCTGACTGGAGCTTCACAGATTCAGCAGGTTTTACTATTATTCAGAGAACTGCAGCACTAATAGGTTTCCAAAACTAGAATAAAGATTCTAAATTTCTATAGCAACAGTAACATCATCTCTAATATGCCACTGCTTGGAGGTGACAGATCACAGTATGGGCGTGGGGCTGACGGCTGGGGGGAGGAGACACTGGGGACAGGAGGCTGGCACTTTCTGGTTTAATCCCTCCGATTACATAGACATGTGTTCTGGGAGCACATAGGAGATGTCGTCCCAGGGGTGGCGATACAGGCCCTGCTTCAGCCGTTTCTGATCCAGGTAGTGTCCTGAGGCACAAAATAGAAGGATTGACAAAGAAGGTGCAAGCATTTGTCATTTTCTACAGATTATTGTCAGTACACAAAAATTACTCACCAATGAATCCCATGCTGCGTCCCAGGACAAAGATGCCATTCAGGGCACCGATTTCCACAAACTCATCAGCTTCATCCCTGCGGTGGCATGATGGACAAGGAAAAGGAAATTTTAGAAGTAGGCATAATGCTGCACATCAACTACACTACACTCTAACTACTAAACCCAAACTTTGAGCTAGggttaatataataatattatataatacaatataGACCATGTGAttgctgtttgtcattgtgtCATGTATAAATAGGCGAAGCAAAGATCTGAGTTCATTCTTATCTCTAGAAAAAGTGTGAAATATATAAAGACATTGTGAAGATAAGAAGTATTTATTGACCTACCTTGTAAAACCACCACATGTCCTGAGCAAGTCCACAAAGGCCACGCCGATGAAGCCGTCCACATTCAGGATCAGGTTGGGTTTCTAATACCACACAGccaacacagagggagaaaaaaaaaacaggataatCAAGTTcaaaaacagtgtgtgtcattgtttattaaagaaagaataaaataataaatcttaCCTTGGATGTGGTGATTTTCTCTACATCTAAAGCATAGTCCAGTAGCTGTGAGGAAGTGAAGTGCTGCTTCACAAAGTCCTTTAAGATTTGGACTCTCATGTCAGGATTGTTAATCTGGAGAACCACATGGAATTCCAAGTCAAAATATTCAGACTTCAATCAATATTGTTTTGCCATAAAATAGCCCAACATTTCTCTCTAGGTCTCTAGTACAGCTCTGCTCCCTTTATTCCCTTTATTCTTTAAGAGTAAGGTCTTCTCAATCTGATAAATTAATTTCAGGATCATTGTGCTGCTGTCCAAGCTGGATGCCCACATGTTAAACAGTTAAACACTTACCGACTTGACTCTGTGGCCAATGCCCATGATCAGCTTGCCCTCCTTCTTCATCTTGTTGACAAACTCCATGGGCAGCATGCCGCTATCAAAGGCCTTGCTGAACTGCTTTGCTGCAGCGTCCAGAGCACCTCCAAAGCGGTCAccctgaaaaataacaaaaaggaaaaaagagactTACATTTGCATATGATGGAGCTTTTATAGTCAATCAATCTAGTGCATGAATAAATGACAGTTAGTATCTTACAATGGTGAGGAGGCCAGAAGTCAGGCTGGAAATGAGGTCTTTGCCAGCTCGGGCACACACAATGGTGTTGTGGGCACCAGAAACAGCTGGGCCGTGATCTGCTGTCACCATCAGGCACATCTCGATGAACTGGCAGGCATACCTGGGCAACCtgcaaacaaatggaaaaacatgACACGTGTTGGTTCAAGGATTTCTCATGAGTTTGTTTCCACAACTTCTGGGCTAAGAGTCTGACCTCCTTTGGAACCAGAGCAGCCCCAGAGTTCCTCCCAGGCCCATTTCCGTCTTGAAGACCTCAGTGATGGGCATGCCTGCGTAGATGAGCTCCTGACCTCTCTCGTCACAGATACTGGTCATGAAGGAGGCTGGCTTACGGATGAGACCAAGCTCCTGCAGGCAGACACAAGGggggtgtttttgtgtgttaggTTAGTGTAAAAGCTCACTGCAAACGTATTTTACAATGTATGCTTGCTGACATACTTACTCTTGCCCAGGAGTAATCCATTGGCACAGTGGGAGGAGGCACCTCTTTAGCTGGCTCGATAACTCCTTTGGCCACAAGGTCATCATAAACAGATCTGCATGGATGAACACAGCATATAAGACTGTGCAATAACAGAAGGAATCATTGTAAAAGAATAAATTGATCTCAAATTTATACTGGCATTACTGTGCACCAACTTGATTATCTCTCCCAGCTCATCAAAGCTCTTGGGGACAAAGGCACCCGCCTCCTTTAGAGCCTTATTCTTAGCCACGGCTGTCTCAGATGCCTGATTGGCACAGGCTCCTGCATGGCCAAACTGAACCTGATGGAGAAAAAAGGTGGGTAAGGCATATCACTAAAACAGCCCTTAGTTCCTTGAATCTATCTTGCAGTTGTCTAACGCTGCCTGAAATGCACCAGATTCTCACCTCTGAGGAAAACATGGTGGCACAGGTGCCAATACACCAGCAGACCACTGGCTTTGTGATCCTGCCCTGTTTAATACCCTGACAGATCTTGTACTCCTCTGTGCCTCCAATCTGTAGAAGGTCAGAGAGAGATACATGATGTAGCAAATTAGTAAGTGGTTAATGCTGCAGGCATTTGGTGCCAGATTTATTCCTCACCTCTCCTAGTACAACAATCATCTTTACTCCAGGAGTGTCTTGATAGCGTAGCACATGGTCAGTAAACACGGAGCCTGGATATCTGAAGAAGAATATAGAATCACACACCAATTCAAGCCTAAAAGTTTACACACTGTAGATGAAAGACAGTTACACACCTGTCCCCACCAATGGCCACACCTTCAAAAACACCATCAGTGGTACGGGAGATGATGTTGTTGAGTTCGTTGGACATACCGCCTGAGCGGGACACATATGCTACACTGCCTGGACGATAGAGCTTGGAGGCAAGGATGTTATCTAGCATGCCTCCTGTGTTCCCGATCTTAAAACAGCCCGGCTTGATTCCTCCAACCTgtgggagaaaaaggaaaaaacacaaggaTATTGATTGAGATGAAAGCTCAGAGATAGAAACCATCAGTGATATTGTAAGAAGTGAAACAAGACTAACAGTGGCTGGTCCAATGACTGTGACGCCCTTCTCATCTGCTGCCTTGATGAGCTTCCTGGTATGGGCTTCGGGGATTCCCTCAGCGATGATGGCAATGGTGCGAATCTGTAAGCAATTAAATAGGAAGGCCGAACTTTAGAACCTTTCTTATCTGTTAAGAACCATGCAGATGGTACGCAATGATGGTGCATTCACCTGTGGGTACTGCATCGTCTCCATGGTACTATCAAAGGCTGAACGCAATGAGGCAAAGTTGATAAGCACGTCCACATCTGGGTGCTTCTTCATGGCATCGCTCATGTTTTTATACACAGGGATGAGGATCTCTCTATGGCCCCAGTAGAACTTCTGTCTGTGGTCTCCACTGGAAGACAGCAGTGTAGTGGCACACAGTGAAACACCAGTGTTTGCTTAAAAAGAATTTATTAGATTAAATGTACAATAAACCATTACACTGACAGCAGACcaaagtataaagtataaagactgaaaatgaaatatggaGCACTCTTACGTGAATGGGTAAACCATAGCTGCGACAGATGGCTCATCCCTGGAGCAGACATAGTCAAAGTCCAGCATGCCCTGTACTGCCCGAGTCTGCATACCCCACACTATAGACTTGGTGTGTTTGCTGAAGAGCGTAGTTGCTTTGCCTACAGGGAAAGGAAAGATGTTACAGATAGAAAGTGAGGACAAGGTGACTAAAATAGATGTGAGCTCTGAAATTGTTTCCAGAGATAGAAAAGGTCATTTCTGCCActcatcaataaaaaaaattaaaacaaatcaaagtcaTTCAACACCACAAAGCCCAGGATGCTTCACAGGCCTGGGGTTGCAAAAGTAGTTCAGTTGCCTATGATTAATTTCAACCCAAATCATGAAACTTATTTGTTTTGAAGATCTTGATATGTATTTATGCTATGATATACAGCAACACTTAGTTCACCGGACTGCAGAGTTGTCCTGCTGTCCAAAGAGGGAGCTATAATACCTAAACTCAACCATGCATGGTCAGGAGGCTTCTATCGTGCTGCCCAGCAATGGACCCATGTACGAGGACACTTCAAAGCCTCAGCATTCACCGTGCAATAATCTGAGTGTTTTCTCACCAACAGGGTCTCCAATTTTAGTCTTCTTGGTTGGTGAGCCCTCTACTCTGGcttctttgttttcagaaaaagatgcagttCTGGTGGATGATGGagtctgggaaaaaaaaaaagattcattaaaaaaaacaaaaaaacaattcatgAACATTTGATAAGGAAAGTTGTGAATTTAAAGTggtcatttatattttataaggATACATGCAATAGACAAAGCGAGTCTTCTTGTTGATTTTTCATGCCACTGTTTCCACAAGTAGACCTTTATGAAAGATGACTAACAAGGTTTTAGTATTTTTAGCTTTCCAAAACAAAAGTCTTTACAAAATACTATAATattcaatttttcttttattgttttaatcatACACATACCTCTACATTTGAAGCAAACGAGCTACAACATGCATGCACAGGCACAGACTCATTTTACTGAAAGCATACACGCTGCACATTCTTAATGGATACCTCGGGGCAGTTGTAGTGGGTAACTGTGGTCTCACGACTATGTGAGTGAGAGCAGTCCACAATGCCCTGCAATGCACTTATACCAAAGAGCTATTGTGCCTCTGATACTCCGGCTCACTAAATGGCCAACAATGACTGAATCAGAGACTCTGGCATGCAAGTGTTCTGCCACTAAACTGCACTTGCTATTGGTGGATTCAAGGACATAAGCTGACATGACATCACGACACACACTTTGTCTCTGTGGAGCTACTATGTGTCATACCAATGTGCTGCCACTGGAGTTGAGCAGGAAATTGGCAGTGTGGGCCGCAACAGGAGGCTGGTTGGGGATTGGCCGGTGACCCAGAGCCATGCCAACAATGGCAGTCATGTGAGTTTCTGTGCCAAAGACATGGATGGGAATCCCAGTGGTCTTCCCTGTGTAGAGCAGGCAGAACACAATTAATGCTGGTGCAGGAAATCAGCAGCTGCTTGGaaactaaaaacacattcagaagaTTATGCCACAGCTCAAATCAGTGTAGAGTGTGACTGTGTAACATACCAACTTCTCCCATTACTCTGAGACCTTCTTGGTAGTTGGGGCCTCCACGACGGACAAAAATGGTGACCTCATGCTCCTTTAGTGGCTCCTGATAGTCTCTAATAGCCCGAACAATCCCCTAACAAAAACAAGGATATACTCAGGAAATAACTTGATATTGAGTGAGTAATATAAGGTTActaagtaaacaaacaaacaaacaaacaaaaaaaacttacagTACCTTAAACGTTGCTGCAACATTTGTGAAG
This genomic window from Mastacembelus armatus chromosome 8, fMasArm1.2, whole genome shotgun sequence contains:
- the aclya gene encoding ATP-citrate synthase; the encoded protein is MSAKAISEQTGKEFLYKYICTTAAVQNRFHYANVTAETDFGRLAQEHPWLLTERLVVKPDQLIKRRGKLGLVGVNLDLNGVKDWLKPRLMKETTVGKAKGILKNFLIEPFVPHKQEEEFYVCIYATREGDYVLFHHEGGVDVGDVDAKAKKLLVGVDEKISEDSVTKELLTHVPNDKKLVLASFIVGLFNLYEELFFTYLEINPLVVTKEGVYVLDMAAKIDATADYICKAKWGDVEFPPPFGREAYPEESYIADLDAKSGASLKLTLLNPRGRIWTMVAGGGASVVYSDTICDLGGVNELANYGEYSGAPSEQQTYDYAKTILSLMTREKHPDGKVLIIGGSIANFTNVAATFKGIVRAIRDYQEPLKEHEVTIFVRRGGPNYQEGLRVMGEVGKTTGIPIHVFGTETHMTAIVGMALGHRPIPNQPPVAAHTANFLLNSSGSTLTPSSTRTASFSENKEARVEGSPTKKTKIGDPVGKATTLFSKHTKSIVWGMQTRAVQGMLDFDYVCSRDEPSVAAMVYPFTGDHRQKFYWGHREILIPVYKNMSDAMKKHPDVDVLINFASLRSAFDSTMETMQYPQIRTIAIIAEGIPEAHTRKLIKAADEKGVTVIGPATVGGIKPGCFKIGNTGGMLDNILASKLYRPGSVAYVSRSGGMSNELNNIISRTTDGVFEGVAIGGDRYPGSVFTDHVLRYQDTPGVKMIVVLGEIGGTEEYKICQGIKQGRITKPVVCWCIGTCATMFSSEVQFGHAGACANQASETAVAKNKALKEAGAFVPKSFDELGEIIKSVYDDLVAKGVIEPAKEVPPPTVPMDYSWARELGLIRKPASFMTSICDERGQELIYAGMPITEVFKTEMGLGGTLGLLWFQRRLPRYACQFIEMCLMVTADHGPAVSGAHNTIVCARAGKDLISSLTSGLLTIGDRFGGALDAAAKQFSKAFDSGMLPMEFVNKMKKEGKLIMGIGHRVKSINNPDMRVQILKDFVKQHFTSSQLLDYALDVEKITTSKKPNLILNVDGFIGVAFVDLLRTCGGFTRDEADEFVEIGALNGIFVLGRSMGFIGHYLDQKRLKQGLYRHPWDDISYVLPEHMSM